A window of Novosphingobium terrae contains these coding sequences:
- a CDS encoding GMC oxidoreductase has protein sequence MTNHDFDVIVVGSGITGGFAAKQLTEAGLKVLMLERGRPIEHGADYTTEMKTPWEMPFRGEGDAALYARDYPVQQLNRHFTEFTQNHFVNDAQNPYEVGEGAFTWFRSYQMGGRSLTWGRQCYRWSDYDFGANKRDGHGTDWPIRYADLAPWYDKVEEFVGVSGAKEGLAQLPDGHFQPPMALNAVEQSVREKILKQWPDRCLTVGRTANLTEAKPELGRGPCQYRNICMRGCSFGAYFSTQSSTLPAATATGRLTVITNAQVEKVDYDPATKRVTGVRWIDTQTKARKSATARMVFLNAGAFNSVHLLLNSASEAMPGGLANGSGVLGTHIMDHANTLSAAAIMPGFEDHTTFGNRPTGIVIPRFRNLDKLDGDGFTRGYSFQGGALQSTWTAGAREAGIGEDYKNHLREPGAWRMVLVVFAESVPRVTNRLALSKKLDPLGVPQLEISFNHGKEELAALADAKKEAATMLTAAGGHVIFGFDQPGPGGTAIHEMGGARMGHDPASSVLNKWSQAHGIDNLFVTDGAQMSSSACQNPSLTYMALTARAADYAVTQMKAGAI, from the coding sequence ATGACCAATCACGATTTTGACGTTATCGTTGTCGGCTCCGGCATCACCGGGGGCTTCGCCGCCAAGCAGCTGACCGAGGCCGGTTTGAAGGTGCTGATGCTGGAGCGTGGCCGCCCCATCGAACACGGCGCCGATTACACCACCGAGATGAAAACCCCTTGGGAGATGCCCTTCCGCGGCGAGGGCGATGCTGCACTCTATGCGCGCGACTATCCGGTGCAGCAATTGAACCGCCACTTCACCGAATTCACGCAGAACCACTTCGTCAACGATGCCCAGAACCCTTACGAGGTCGGCGAGGGCGCCTTCACATGGTTCCGTTCTTACCAGATGGGCGGGCGTTCGCTGACATGGGGTCGCCAGTGCTATCGCTGGTCCGACTATGACTTCGGCGCCAACAAGCGCGACGGCCACGGCACCGACTGGCCGATCCGCTATGCCGATCTGGCGCCGTGGTACGACAAGGTGGAAGAGTTTGTCGGCGTGTCTGGCGCCAAGGAAGGCTTGGCCCAGCTTCCCGATGGGCACTTCCAGCCGCCGATGGCGCTCAACGCGGTTGAACAATCGGTGCGCGAAAAGATCCTCAAGCAATGGCCGGACCGCTGCCTCACCGTGGGCCGCACCGCCAACCTCACCGAGGCCAAGCCCGAACTGGGGCGCGGGCCCTGCCAATATCGCAACATCTGCATGCGCGGCTGTTCCTTCGGCGCCTATTTCTCGACGCAATCCAGCACCTTGCCCGCCGCCACCGCGACCGGGCGGCTGACTGTCATCACCAATGCGCAGGTCGAGAAGGTGGATTACGATCCGGCCACCAAACGCGTTACGGGCGTGCGCTGGATCGACACGCAGACCAAGGCCCGCAAAAGCGCCACGGCGCGTATGGTGTTCCTGAACGCGGGCGCCTTCAACTCGGTGCATCTGCTGCTGAACTCCGCCAGCGAGGCGATGCCGGGCGGTCTGGCCAACGGATCGGGCGTGCTGGGCACCCATATTATGGACCATGCCAACACGCTTTCGGCGGCGGCGATTATGCCGGGTTTTGAGGATCATACGACTTTCGGCAACCGCCCCACCGGCATCGTGATCCCGCGTTTCCGCAACCTCGACAAGCTGGATGGCGATGGCTTTACGCGCGGCTATTCCTTCCAGGGCGGCGCGCTGCAATCGACATGGACAGCAGGCGCGCGCGAGGCAGGCATCGGTGAGGATTACAAGAACCACCTGCGCGAACCGGGCGCATGGCGCATGGTGCTGGTGGTCTTTGCCGAAAGCGTGCCGCGTGTGACCAACAGGCTGGCCCTGTCGAAGAAGCTCGATCCGCTGGGCGTGCCTCAGTTGGAGATCAGCTTCAACCACGGCAAGGAGGAACTCGCCGCTCTGGCCGATGCCAAGAAGGAGGCCGCCACCATGCTGACCGCAGCGGGCGGCCATGTGATCTTCGGCTTCGACCAGCCCGGCCCCGGCGGCACCGCGATCCACGAGATGGGCGGTGCGCGCATGGGCCATGATCCGGCCAGCAGCGTGCTCAACAAGTGGAGTCAGGCGCACGGAATCGACAATCTGTTTGTCACCGATGGCGCGCAGATGAGTTCCAGCGCCTGCCAGAACCCCTCGCTGACCTATATGGCGCTGACCGCCCGAGCAGCGGATTACGCCGTCACGCAAATGAAAGCGGGCGCGATCTGA
- a CDS encoding c-type cytochrome translates to MTLFRPMPLALAALLTPALASAQPAAEGAAIFKQQCQMCHVNAKGARPAIAPNVFGVAGRKAGSTDFASYSPALKASGLVWNAANLDRFLTAPAKMVPGTRMVISIPDAKRRAAVVAYLQSLK, encoded by the coding sequence ATGACCCTGTTTCGTCCCATGCCGCTCGCGCTGGCGGCTCTGCTTACGCCTGCACTGGCTTCCGCTCAGCCTGCTGCGGAGGGCGCGGCCATCTTCAAGCAGCAGTGCCAGATGTGCCATGTCAATGCCAAGGGCGCCAGGCCCGCCATCGCGCCCAATGTCTTCGGCGTGGCCGGGCGCAAGGCGGGCAGCACGGATTTCGCCAGCTATTCGCCCGCGTTGAAAGCTTCGGGTCTGGTGTGGAATGCCGCCAATCTGGACCGCTTTCTGACCGCCCCGGCCAAGATGGTGCCCGGCACACGCATGGTGATTTCCATCCCCGATGCCAAGCGCCGGGCTGCCGTGGTCGCCTATCTGCAAAGCCTGAAATAA